From the genome of Leptotrichia sp. oral taxon 847:
AAGGCTCAAGACATTTTTATGTGCTGACAAAAAACTCGCACTAGTCGTGCTCAGACAGTTTTGTCAGCACATAAAAATGCTCCGACGGTTTAAATTTTACTACTATAGAAAAAGTGTCGTGATTTTTTTGAAGTAAAGACGACTGTCTGAACGAAGTGAGTTTCGGCTTTGCTTCAAAAAAATGCTTAGACGAGCGTGGGGATTATAAGGGGAAATGGCGGCCCTTTCCCCTTATGTGAAAAAATAGAAAACCATACTAAACAAAATAACATCCTGTAAATAAAAATAAATTAAAAAAGATTGAAATTAAAATTTATCCCTAAATATTTTACTCTATTTATTTATATAAAAAAATTGCTTTTTTTCCTTAACTGTGGTAATCTTTTGGTATAAAAATTAAGTGAAAGGAAGTAAAGAAATGAACTTTAATGATTACAAATACGAACATATAGAAGTAGAAAAAATAAAAGATGAATTTTCTGAAAATATTAAAAATTTTAAAAATTCTAAAAACGTGGAAGAACAATGTGAATATTTTGACAAAATTATAAAACTTAGAAATTATGTGGATACGATGCAGACACTTGTGTCAATTAGACATAGCATTGATACAACTGACGAATTTTACGATAAGGAAAACGAATATATGGACGAAATTAGTCCAATTTTATTTAGTTTTACAAATGATTTTTATAAAGCGCTTGTAAATTCTAAATTTAAAAAAGAGTTAACCCAAAAATACGGAAAATTTTTGTTTGAAAAAGCCGAAAATACGCTAAAAACATTTTCTAGCGAAGTTATCCCAGATTTTCAGGAAGAAAATAGACTTACAAGTAAATATGAAAAACTTATCGCAAGTGCAAAAATTGAGTTTGACGGAAAAGAGCTAAATTTATCACAAATGGTGCCTTACACTCAGTCAAAAGACAGAAATGTGAGAATTGAAGCGGCTAAAAAAGTTGCTAATTTTTTCTCCGAAAATAAAGAAGAATTTGACAACATTTACGACTCGCTTGTAAAAGTTAGAGATAAGATGGCAAAAAAATTGGGTTACAAAAATTATGTGGAATTTGGCTACAAAAGATTATCTCGACTTGAGTATGACGACAAAATGGTCGCTGGATACAGAAAACAAGTGTTAGAAAATATTGTGCCAATTTATACAGAACTTAGAAAAAGACAGGAAAAAAGATTGGGTGTAAAAAAATTGAGATTTTACGACGAAGCGATAAAATTTAATTCTGGAAATGCCGATCCGCACGGATCACCTGAATGGATTTTAAATAATGGAAAAACAATGTATAAAGAATTGTCCAAAGAAACCGACGAATTTTTTACATTTATGACTGAAAATAATTTACTTGACTTGCTTTCAAAAAAAGGAAAGATGAGCGGTGGATACTGCACCTACATTCCAGATTACAAATCGCCATTTATTTTTGCGAACTTTAATGCGACTTCGCACGATGTCGATGTTTTAACGCACGAAGCTGGACACGCTTTTCAAGTTTATCAAAGCCGTGGTTATGAAGTTCCGGAATATTTGTGGCCAACTTACGAAGCTTGTGAAATTCACTCGATGAGCATGGAATTTTTGACTTGGCCGTGGATGAATTTATTTTTTGAAGAAGATACCGAAAAATACAAATTTATTCATTTATCAGAAGCGCTTTTATTTATTCCATACGGAGTAACTGTGGACGAATTTCAGCACTGGGTTTATGAAAATCCAGAAGTTTCGCCGCAAGAAAGAAGAGAAAAATGGCTTGAAATTGAAAAAAAATATCTTCCTACAAGAGATTACGGAGAAGTCGAAGAATTAAAAGACGGAATTTTTTGGTTTAGACAAGGACACATCTTTTCATCGCCATTTTACTACATAGATTACACTTTAGCGCAAGTTTGTGCATTCCAGTTTTGGATAAAAGCCAATGAAAATAGAGAAAAAGCTTGGAGCGAATATTTAAATTTATGTAAATTAGGCGGAAGTAAACCATTTTTTGAGTTGATGAAGTCGGCAAACTTGAAAAATCCTTTTGAAAAAGGCGTATTAGCTGAAGTTGTGCCAAAGATAAAAGAATATTTGGACAGTGTTGACGATATGAAATTATAAATAAAATATATTATAGTATAAAAAAAATATATAATTAAATAATTATTTTTTACTTGCATTTACAAATGTTTAGTGGTATACTAATTGTAGATACAAATATGAGAGTTAAAAAATATAATAAATTATGGAGGAAAACGTATGATATACGAAAATATTATTGATTTAATCGGAAATACACCAGTTGTAAAATTAAATTTTTTAAAAGGTGACGATGTTGCTGATATTTATGTAAAATTGGAAAAATATAATATTGGAGGAAGTGTAAAAGATAGAGCAGCTCTTGGAATGATTGAAGCTGCGGAAAAATCTGGAGAATTAAAACCAGGTGGAACAATCGTAGAACCAACATCAGGAAATACAGGAATTGCATTAGCAATGATAGGGAAAGCAAAAGGTTACAAAGTTATAATTATTATGCCAGATTCAATGAGTATTGAAAGAAGAAGTATTTTATCCGCTTACGGAGCTGAATTAATTTTAACTGAAGGTGCTAAAGGAATGAAGGGTGCAATTGCAAAAGCTGAAGAACTTGCAAAAGAAAATGGATATTTCTTGCCACAACAATTTAAAAATCCTGCAAACCCTGCAAAACATTATGAAACAACAGCAAAAGAAATTTTAGATGATTTTCCTGTGCTAGATGCTTATATTTCAGGAGTTGGAACAGCTGGAACTCTTGTCGGAGTGGGAAGAAGATTAAAAGAAGAAAGACCAGAAGCAAAAGTATATGCAGTAGAACCAGCATCATCAGCAGTGTTATCAGGAGAACAACCTGGAAAACATTTGCAACAAGGACTTGGAGCTGGATTTGTACCTGCCAACTACGACAGCAGTGTAGTTGACGAAATTATAAAAACAACAAATGAAGAAGCTGTGGAATTTTCAACAAGAGCTGCCAAGGAAAACGGATTATTCGTTGGAATTTCTTCAGGAAGTGCAATAGCTGCAGCTTACAAAGTTGCTAAAAAATTAGGAAAAGGTAAAAAAGTATTAGCTATACTTCCAGACGGTGGAGAAAAATATTTGTCAGTGGAAGCATTTAGAAATAGTCTATAATAAAAAAAGAAAAAAGGGAGTATATTTTTGCTCCCTTGATTTTAAATAAAACATATAAAATATGAGAATAATTCAAGTAGTAATAAAATTATTTACTTGAAATTTTTTTATAAATTTTATAAAATTAAATATATAGAAAACTAAAAAAAAGGAGGAGTTTGCCATTTTTAAACAATTAAAAGAAGAATTTGACAATATCGCTCAAAAAGATCCAGCAGCAAGACATAAATTGGAAATTTTATTATATCCGTCGCTGCATGCGGTAATAAATCACAAAATAGCGCATTTCTTCCAAAAGAGAAAACTTTATTTTTTGGCCAGACTTTTTTCTCAAATTTCGAGATTTTTTACTGGGATAGAAATTCACCCAGGAGCGACACTTGGAAAACGAATTTTCTTTGACCACGGAATGGGAATTGTAGTTGGAGAAACTGCTGAAATTGGCGATGATTGTGTAATTTATCACGGTGTTACGCTAGGAGGGGTAACGACTGAAAAAGGAAAAAGACATCCCACATTAAAAAATAATGTGACAGTCGGCGCAGGAGCAAAGATTTTGGGGAATATAACGGTTGGAAATAATGTAAAAATAGGTGCAAATTCCGTCGTTTTAAAAGATGTTCCCGATAACGCCGTCGCTGTTGGGATCCCAGCTAGAATTATTCAAAAAGCCGAAGAGGATTTTTTTATGTGGCATATTTAATTTTAATAGTAAATTTCAAAAATAGAGAATGTTAAAAGTTAAACTTTATATTCTCTATAATTTTTTCTCTTCATTTCACACAAATTTACGACATTTTTTTGCATTGTCAAAAAAGTCAATTTTGTACGAAATCGTCAATACGTAAAAATACTCTGATAGATTAAGCTTATTAACAAATGATTGTAAATAAAAATAAAAAAAACTGTCTTAACAAAGAGACAGTATACATAAACAACTATTTTAAATTTTTAAAATGGCTGGGCTGAATGGATTCGAACCATTGCATGCTAGAGTCAAAGTCTAGTGCCTTACCGCTTGGCGACAGCCCAATAAATAATAATTTTAACGACTATGTAAGTATATCAAAAAAAAAAACTTTTGTCAACATTTTTTTGAATTTGAAAAAAGTTTTTGTGTACAGATGTCAAACATTTGTTACAAAAATATATTAAAAAATATTGAAATTAAATTTACTCTTAAATATTTTACTCTGTCTTAAAAAAATTAAAATATTGAAAAAAGATAATAAATTTGATATAATTGTTAGACAAAAAGAATAAAAATCTTAAATAGCGCCAGACCTTTTTAAAAGGAGACGAGGAAAAAGAGTTATCGAAATTTCGGCGGATGCTCTTTAGGTTATCACAACCTGAATAATATACAAAAATTATAAGAAATTATAAAACAAAAATATTATAGTGATTATTCTTTTTGAATTTTATATTTGTAAAGGAGAACGCTATGTGTGGAATAGTAGGTTACATCGGTTCACAAAACGCTCAAGATTTTGTAATTGATGGATTAGAAAAATTGGAATACAGGGGATATGATTCAGCTGGAATTGCTGTAAATACAGGGAAGTCAAAATTTGACATTGTAAAAAAAGTTGGAAGACTAAAAAATTTGGAAAATGCTCTAAAGGAAAATCCTTTAGACGGAAATATTGGAATAGGGCATACGAGATGGGCAACTCATGGGAAACCATCTGATATAAATTCTCATCCGCATTTTAATAAAGACAAAACTTTAGTTGTAGTTCACAATGGAATTATTGAAAATTATCTGGAACTAAAAAAAGATTTAATTGCCAAAGGATATGAATTTGTTTCTGAAACTGATACGGAAGTTGTAGTACATTTGCTAGATAGCCTTTATGAAGGTGATTTATTAGAAGCTGTAAAAAAATTGTTAAAAATTATTAAAGGTGCGTATGCGCTAGGAATGATGTCAATTTCAGAACCTGAAAGAATTATTGCTGCAAGAAAAGAAAGTCCGTTAATAGTAGGTTTAGGGAAAGGTGAAAATTTTATTGCTTCTGACATTCCAGCAATTTTGAAATATACAAGAGATGTATATTTGATTGAAAATAATGAAATCGTAGAAATAAAAAAAGATTCTGTAAAAATTATGGATACTGAAGGAAATGAAATAAAAAGAGATGTAACACACGTTGAGTGGGATTTGGAAGCGGCTTCAAAAGGTGGCTATGAATATTTTATGGAAAAAGAAATTCATGAGCAGCCAGAAGTGCTTGTAAAAACTTTAAACAGCAGAGTTGATGAAAATTATAACATTAATTTTGATAATGCGGGGCTTACAAAGGAATATTTGAGCGGAATCAATGATATTTATATCGTGGCTTGCGGAACTGCTTATCACGCTGGGCTTGCCGGAAAGCATATTATTGAGAAAAAAACAAGAATCCGTGTAGATGTTGACATTGCGTCAGAATTTAGATATAGAAATCCTGTGATTGATGACAAAGCATTGGTTATTGTGTTAAGCCAGTCTGGAGAAACTTTGGATACGCTTGAGGCTATGAAAGAAGCGAAAAGACATGGGGCAAGAGTTGTTGCAATTACAAATGTAGTTGGCTCTTCAATAGCAAGGGAAGCGGATCACGTTATTTATACTTGGGCAGGGCCTGAAATCGCTGTTGCTTCTACAAAGGCATACACTACTCAAATGGTAATTTTAAACTTGATGGCAATTGATTTTGCATATAAATTTGGGAAAATTACAAAAGATGAAGCAGTTGAAGATATTAAGAAATTGTATGATGTGGAGCAAAGTATTCAGAAAATGCTGGAATATGACGAAAAAATAAAAAATGTCGCAGACAAGATTAAAGATAGTGAAAGCATGTTCTATCTTGGACGTGGGCTTGACTATGTAATCGCTGTGGAAGGGGCATTAAAATCCAAGGAAATTTCGTATATTCATTCAGAGGCTTTTGCTTCAGGAGAATTGAAACATGGTACAATTGCACTTATTACAGATGGAGTGCCAGTTGTTGTAAACGTTACACAGTCTGACTTGTTTGAAAAATCAGTATCAAATATAAAGGAAGTTACTTCAAGAGGAGCCTACGTTATCGCAATTGCAAAAGAAGGAAACACAGTTGTGGAAGAGGTGGCGGATGAAGTGTTCTATATTCCAGATGTGGCAGACGATTACGCAGGATTTCCAACAATCGTGATTCATCAGCTATTAGCATACTATTTATCAAAGTTAAAAGGAAATGATGTGGACAAACCAAGAAACTTGGCAAAATCAGTAACTGTAGAATAAGATAATTATCTAATAATTATAAATAATAATGAAAATGGAGGAAAAAATTATGAAATTTGATGATTTGAAAAAAGGAGCGGAAGACGCTTTAAAGAAAACTGAAGATGGAGCAAAAAATTTAGCTGATAAGGCTGCTGAAAAAGCAAAGGAAGTTGCAGGAAGCGAAGTTGCTCAGAATATTAAAAAAGGAACAGAAGAAGTTTTTGAAAAAACTGTGGAAGGTGCAAAAGATTTAGCAGAAAAAGCTTCAAATAATAAAATTGTTCAAGATGTGAAAAAAGGCACTGAGGAAGCAGTAGACAAGACAGTAGAAGGAGCTAAGGGCTTAGCAAACAAAGTTACTGGTGTATTTAAAAAATAGTAATTTTATAAGATTTACATAGAAGAACAAGAGTAATAAAAAATTAAGGGTTATCTTTTTATAAGATAGCCCTTTTATGAACTTAATTTATATAATTATTTTGAAATTTTATACATTTGTCTATAATTTTCTAATTTTTCTTCAAGTTCAGCAACTCCCCATTTTCCATTGTCTTTTTCCAAATAAATTGTAGCTTTTGAAGATGAATATTCTTGTGTTTGTTCCAAAGTTTTTTTCACAGTTTCAAACATTTTTGTTGTTATTTTATCAAAAATTTCATCTTCTGACAGATTTTTCAATTCTTTTTTGCTTATAAAATCTTCGTTTGTCATTAATTCAAATATTTTTTTGTAGCTTCCTGCCACATCTGGCATTTTTATATTTAATGTAACTTCTGCGACATCATTTGTAACATATCTTATTTTTTCAACTTCAATTTTATTGTTATTTAACATATAGTCGAACATATCGCTAGAAAATTTTTCCATCTTTTTTTGATAATTTTTAAACATTTGTTTATTAGTTTTAGATGTTTGTAATTCTTGGTTCATCATTCGGGAAAGCATTGATTTCGTCCCAATTGATGCTCCTTGTAAAATTAAATTATAGTCTCTTTTAGCAGCAATTTCGATTTCTTTATTATTCTTATCCAGTTCTTGCTGTGATAAAGTGACACCTTTTTTTTGAATAACTTTATAATTGCCTGAAAATAGCTGGATTGACAAAGTTAGTAAGAGAAAAGTTAGTAGCTTTTTCATAAATAATCACTCCTTTAAATTTTATTTTCTAGTGTCATTTTAACATATTTTTTTAGAAAATGTAAAATTTTTATTTAACATAGACAGAGTAAAATAGTTAGGGGTAAATAAAAAATCTTATTTTAAGTTTTTCATTCAATCCAGAAAGTTACTAAAATATTTTTTTATTTTTTAAGCAGAAGTGCTCATCGCCGCACCCCTGCACCCCGGCTAGTCTTCGACATTTTTATGCACTGCCAAAAAACTCGCACTAATCGTGCTCAAACAGTTTTGTCAGCACATAAAAATGCTCCGACGGTTTAAATTTTACTACCATACAAAAGTGTCGTGATTTTTTTGGAGTAAAGACGACTGTCTGAACGAAGTGAGTTTCGGCTTTGCTTCAAAAAAATGCTTAGACGAGCGTGGGGATTATAAGGGGAAATGGCGGTCCTTTCCCCTTATGTAAAAAATAAAAAAATAATATTAAACAAAATAACATCTTGTAATCAAGAATAACCTAAAAAATTTGAAATTAAAAAATCTGCCCCTAAAATTTTTAAACCATCATTTAACATAATATTTCTTCCCATAACTTTGCATAAGTTCCAAAATAGGCAATAAATCTTTTCCTTTTTCTGAGAGGATATATTCTGTCTTTTTTGGGTAAACATTGTATTCCCGTTTTTCTATAAGTTTTTCTTTGATTAAATAGTTTAAATGCTCAATAATCATTTTTTCGTTGCTGCCTTTTATTTGATTTTTGAAATCTTTTGTTCTGACTTTTCCGTGTCTTAAAAGCCATAATATGATGACTGTCCATTTTTTTGATAATATTTTTTGAGTTAGTTCCAGCGGACAAGTGTAAATTTTTTCTTCCATATAAATTTTCCTTTCAATGAAATTATTTGAAATTTTAAAAAATACTAAATAATCTTGTTTTTACTATAATTCTTTTAATTTTTCTATATTTTTTTAGAAATTTTTATAAAATACCATACTCGAATTAGCAGTCCTCCTGTCCAGCCTATCGGTGCGGCAATCCAAATTCCGTTATAGCCTAACGATGTTTTGGAAAGTAAAATGGCTAGAGGCACTTGAAACATACAAAATGAAGTAATAGATGCTATTAGTGGAACTAAGGATTTTCCGTAGCCTAGTAGCAACCCATTTAGTATTTGCATTGTGCAGAAAATTACGTAAAATGCTGAAATTATACGTAAATATTGATTTCCTATAAAAATCACTTCGGGATTTCGGTTAAATATTGAAATAAAGAATGCTGGAAAAATAAAAATAATAATTGAGATTATGATGGAAAATGTGATTCCTAAAATTAGGCTATCTTTTCCACCTTTAATTATTCTATTCATTTTTTTGGCTCCATAGTTTTGGGCTGTAAAAGTCATCAACGCCTGTCCTAAATTTATGGATGGCAATTCTGCGAAGGAATCAATTCGGGAAGCAGAAATAAAAGCTGCAATACAGTCTGTTCCAAATCCATTTACAAGAATTTGAATGACAATAAATCCTAGGCTGATTAAAACTTGCTGTAACATTGCTGGCATTCCAATAATCAGTATTTCTTTTAAAATATTAAAATTTAAGTTGAAATAATGTTTTTGAAAAATTAAATTTGGATATTTAAATTTTATGTAAAGTAAGCAAAGAAAAAAAGAAACAAACTGTGAAATAACAGTTGCAATTGCTGCTCCTGCAACTCCAGAGTTTAGTACTGCTACAAAAAATATATCTAGGATAATATTTAAAATCACTGCGGTAATTAAGATGTAAGTCGGCGTTTTTGAATCACCTACGCCTTTTAACGTATTTGTGAGGGAATTATAACCAAAAGTTGGAACAACTCCAATAAAAATAATTTTTAAATAGATATTTGCCTCCAGTAACAATTTTTTCGGAACATTAATTAAAATTAAAATATTATTTGATAGTAAAAAACCTAATGTTGTAACAATAAGAGATAAAACTATGGAAAAAATAAATCCTGTATTTGCAGTAATTTTCAAATTTTCCATATCTTTTGCCCCAAAATATTGGGAAATTAGAATGCTTGTCCCTAATGAAATACCTATCGAAACAGCTATTATAAGTACATTAATTTGATAACTTGAGCCTACAGCCGCAAGGCTTTCCTTTCCTAAAAAATTTCCCACAATGATTGTGTCTGAAATATTGTAAATCTGCTGAAATAAATTTCCTATTAAAATTGGCAAAGAAAAATAAATTATTGTTTTTAATTCGTTTCCTTTTGTTAAGTCTTTCATCTTTATTTTTTCTCCTTTTTTTCTTTATCTGCCTGTTAATTGATATTTTAACATTTATTTTATTTGATATGAATAACATACTTTTTTGTAAGTAGATATTTTATCAGTATGACAGAGTAAAATAGTTAGGGGTAAATAAAAAATCTTATTTTAAGTTTTTCATTCAATCCAGAAAGTTACTAAAATATTTTTTTCTTTTTTAAGCAGAAGTGCTCATCGCCGCACCCCTGCACCCCGGCTAGTCTTCGACATTTTTATGCACTGCCAAAAAACTCGCACTAATCGTGCTCAAACAGTTTTGTCAGCACATAAAAATGCTCCGACGGTTTAAATTTTACTATTATACAAAAGGTGTCGTGATTTTTTTGGAGTAAAGACGACTGTTTGAGCACGTTTAGTGCGAGTTTCGGCTTTGCTTCAAAAAAATGCTTAGACGAGCGTGGGGATTATAAGGGGAAATGGCGGTCCTTTCCCCTTATGTAAAAAAATAATATTAAACAAAATAACATCTTGTAATCAAGAATAACCTAAAAAATTTGAAATTAAAAAATCTGATCCTAAAATTTTTAAACCATCTTATCAGTATTTTTATTTGAAAAAAATATATTTTTTTGATATACTTAAAATGTAAAAAAATATTTTATAGATTTGAGGAGAAAAAAAGATGAAATTGGAATTTAGTTATAAATTTGCAAAAAATTTTTTTGATGAAAAAGAAATTACTCAACTAAAACCATTTGTAGAATTGGCAAATGAAGTTTTAGTAAACAAAAAAGGAGCGGGGAACGATTTTTTAGGTTGGACAACTTTACCTTGCGACTATGACAAAGAAGAATTTGCTAGAATAAAAAAGGCTGCCGAAAAAATTAAAAATAATTCAGAAGTATTGGTTGTAATTGGAATTGGTGGCTCTTATTTAGGAGCAAAAGCTGCAATTGAATTTTTATCACACAGTTTTTATAATAATTTACCAAAAGAAAAAAGAAATACCCCAGAAATTTATTTCGCTGGAACAAATATGAGCGGAGTTTATTTAAAACATTTAATTGAAGCAATTGGAGACAGAGATTTTTCAGTAAACATTATTTCAAAATCTGGAACAACAACTGAACCAGCAATCGCTTTTAGAGTGTTCAAAAAATTGTTGGAAGAAAAATATGGAAAAGAAGGTGCAAAAGAAAGAATTTTTGCCACTACTGATAAAGTAAAAGGAGCATTAAAAACATTAGCTACAAGTGAAGGATATGAAACTTTTGTTGTACCGGATAAT
Proteins encoded in this window:
- the glmS gene encoding glutamine--fructose-6-phosphate transaminase (isomerizing) — protein: MCGIVGYIGSQNAQDFVIDGLEKLEYRGYDSAGIAVNTGKSKFDIVKKVGRLKNLENALKENPLDGNIGIGHTRWATHGKPSDINSHPHFNKDKTLVVVHNGIIENYLELKKDLIAKGYEFVSETDTEVVVHLLDSLYEGDLLEAVKKLLKIIKGAYALGMMSISEPERIIAARKESPLIVGLGKGENFIASDIPAILKYTRDVYLIENNEIVEIKKDSVKIMDTEGNEIKRDVTHVEWDLEAASKGGYEYFMEKEIHEQPEVLVKTLNSRVDENYNINFDNAGLTKEYLSGINDIYIVACGTAYHAGLAGKHIIEKKTRIRVDVDIASEFRYRNPVIDDKALVIVLSQSGETLDTLEAMKEAKRHGARVVAITNVVGSSIAREADHVIYTWAGPEIAVASTKAYTTQMVILNLMAIDFAYKFGKITKDEAVEDIKKLYDVEQSIQKMLEYDEKIKNVADKIKDSESMFYLGRGLDYVIAVEGALKSKEISYIHSEAFASGELKHGTIALITDGVPVVVNVTQSDLFEKSVSNIKEVTSRGAYVIAIAKEGNTVVEEVADEVFYIPDVADDYAGFPTIVIHQLLAYYLSKLKGNDVDKPRNLAKSVTVE
- a CDS encoding winged helix-turn-helix transcriptional regulator, yielding MEEKIYTCPLELTQKILSKKWTVIILWLLRHGKVRTKDFKNQIKGSNEKMIIEHLNYLIKEKLIEKREYNVYPKKTEYILSEKGKDLLPILELMQSYGKKYYVK
- the epsC gene encoding serine O-acetyltransferase EpsC, producing MFKQLKEEFDNIAQKDPAARHKLEILLYPSLHAVINHKIAHFFQKRKLYFLARLFSQISRFFTGIEIHPGATLGKRIFFDHGMGIVVGETAEIGDDCVIYHGVTLGGVTTEKGKRHPTLKNNVTVGAGAKILGNITVGNNVKIGANSVVLKDVPDNAVAVGIPARIIQKAEEDFFMWHI
- a CDS encoding MATE family efflux transporter; protein product: MKDLTKGNELKTIIYFSLPILIGNLFQQIYNISDTIIVGNFLGKESLAAVGSSYQINVLIIAVSIGISLGTSILISQYFGAKDMENLKITANTGFIFSIVLSLIVTTLGFLLSNNILILINVPKKLLLEANIYLKIIFIGVVPTFGYNSLTNTLKGVGDSKTPTYILITAVILNIILDIFFVAVLNSGVAGAAIATVISQFVSFFLCLLYIKFKYPNLIFQKHYFNLNFNILKEILIIGMPAMLQQVLISLGFIVIQILVNGFGTDCIAAFISASRIDSFAELPSINLGQALMTFTAQNYGAKKMNRIIKGGKDSLILGITFSIIISIIIFIFPAFFISIFNRNPEVIFIGNQYLRIISAFYVIFCTMQILNGLLLGYGKSLVPLIASITSFCMFQVPLAILLSKTSLGYNGIWIAAPIGWTGGLLIRVWYFIKISKKI
- the cysK gene encoding cysteine synthase A, giving the protein MIYENIIDLIGNTPVVKLNFLKGDDVADIYVKLEKYNIGGSVKDRAALGMIEAAEKSGELKPGGTIVEPTSGNTGIALAMIGKAKGYKVIIIMPDSMSIERRSILSAYGAELILTEGAKGMKGAIAKAEELAKENGYFLPQQFKNPANPAKHYETTAKEILDDFPVLDAYISGVGTAGTLVGVGRRLKEERPEAKVYAVEPASSAVLSGEQPGKHLQQGLGAGFVPANYDSSVVDEIIKTTNEEAVEFSTRAAKENGLFVGISSGSAIAAAYKVAKKLGKGKKVLAILPDGGEKYLSVEAFRNSL
- a CDS encoding M3 family oligoendopeptidase; this translates as MNFNDYKYEHIEVEKIKDEFSENIKNFKNSKNVEEQCEYFDKIIKLRNYVDTMQTLVSIRHSIDTTDEFYDKENEYMDEISPILFSFTNDFYKALVNSKFKKELTQKYGKFLFEKAENTLKTFSSEVIPDFQEENRLTSKYEKLIASAKIEFDGKELNLSQMVPYTQSKDRNVRIEAAKKVANFFSENKEEFDNIYDSLVKVRDKMAKKLGYKNYVEFGYKRLSRLEYDDKMVAGYRKQVLENIVPIYTELRKRQEKRLGVKKLRFYDEAIKFNSGNADPHGSPEWILNNGKTMYKELSKETDEFFTFMTENNLLDLLSKKGKMSGGYCTYIPDYKSPFIFANFNATSHDVDVLTHEAGHAFQVYQSRGYEVPEYLWPTYEACEIHSMSMEFLTWPWMNLFFEEDTEKYKFIHLSEALLFIPYGVTVDEFQHWVYENPEVSPQERREKWLEIEKKYLPTRDYGEVEELKDGIFWFRQGHIFSSPFYYIDYTLAQVCAFQFWIKANENREKAWSEYLNLCKLGGSKPFFELMKSANLKNPFEKGVLAEVVPKIKEYLDSVDDMKL